In Styela clava chromosome 14, kaStyClav1.hap1.2, whole genome shotgun sequence, the following are encoded in one genomic region:
- the LOC120340555 gene encoding sorcin-like isoform X2 has protein sequence MSWGYSHHGSHHGAHSGYGHHQQSGYYPHPQQPQLPPGCPPGIDPVVFYWFQSVDQDGSKKISADELRTALMNNKMKEFNHETCRLMIGMFDKNNNGQSGSQARDGQIDIHEFSALWGYIQQWRQCFDSFDTDRSGNIDANELSRAFATFGYRLSMDFTKLVVRQFDRTSVNTIDFDDFIQVCVMLKTLTDKFREKDRNQNGNIQLRYEEFLEMVLDNTLNMV, from the exons ATGTCTTGGGGCTA TTCACACCATGGTTCTCACCATGGAGCACACTCTGGATATGGTCACCATCAACAGTCTGGATATTATCCTCATCCGCAACAACCTCAGTTACCTCCTGGATGTCCACCAGGAATAGATCCTGTTGTCTTTTATTGGTTTCAG TCTGTTGATCAAGATGGATCCAAAAAAATATCTGCAGATGAATTAAGAACTGCATTGATGAATAATAAGATGAAAGAATTCAACCACGAAACTTGTCGACTAATGATTGGAATGTTTGATAAGAATAA TAATGGACAAAGTGGGTCTCAAGCAAG GGATGGTCAGATTGATATACACGAGTTTTCTGCTCTTTGGGGTTATATACAGCAGTGGAGACAATGTTTTGATTCGTTTGATACTGACAGATCTGGGAATATCGATGCGAATGAACTGTCAAGAGCTTTTGCAACATTTGGTTACAGATT GTCAATGGATTTTACCAAACTTGTTGTGAGACAATTTGACAGAACGTCTGTTAATACCATCGATTTTGATGATTTTATACAAGTTTGTGTTATGTTGAAAACTCTGACAGATAAATTCAGAGAAAAGGACCGTAATCAGAATGGGAATATTCAGCTAAGATATGAAGAA TTTCTCGAAATGGTTTTGGACAACACCCTCAATATGGTTTGA
- the LOC120340555 gene encoding sorcin-like isoform X1 — protein sequence MSWGYSHHGSSHHGSHHGAHSGYGHHQQSGYYPHPQQPQLPPGCPPGIDPVVFYWFQSVDQDGSKKISADELRTALMNNKMKEFNHETCRLMIGMFDKNNNGQSGSQARDGQIDIHEFSALWGYIQQWRQCFDSFDTDRSGNIDANELSRAFATFGYRLSMDFTKLVVRQFDRTSVNTIDFDDFIQVCVMLKTLTDKFREKDRNQNGNIQLRYEEFLEMVLDNTLNMV from the exons ATGTCTTGGGGCTAT TCACACCATGGTTCTTCACACCATGGTTCTCACCATGGAGCACACTCTGGATATGGTCACCATCAACAGTCTGGATATTATCCTCATCCGCAACAACCTCAGTTACCTCCTGGATGTCCACCAGGAATAGATCCTGTTGTCTTTTATTGGTTTCAG TCTGTTGATCAAGATGGATCCAAAAAAATATCTGCAGATGAATTAAGAACTGCATTGATGAATAATAAGATGAAAGAATTCAACCACGAAACTTGTCGACTAATGATTGGAATGTTTGATAAGAATAA TAATGGACAAAGTGGGTCTCAAGCAAG GGATGGTCAGATTGATATACACGAGTTTTCTGCTCTTTGGGGTTATATACAGCAGTGGAGACAATGTTTTGATTCGTTTGATACTGACAGATCTGGGAATATCGATGCGAATGAACTGTCAAGAGCTTTTGCAACATTTGGTTACAGATT GTCAATGGATTTTACCAAACTTGTTGTGAGACAATTTGACAGAACGTCTGTTAATACCATCGATTTTGATGATTTTATACAAGTTTGTGTTATGTTGAAAACTCTGACAGATAAATTCAGAGAAAAGGACCGTAATCAGAATGGGAATATTCAGCTAAGATATGAAGAA TTTCTCGAAATGGTTTTGGACAACACCCTCAATATGGTTTGA
- the LOC120340555 gene encoding sorcin-like isoform X3 yields the protein MSWGYSHHGSSHHGSHHGAHSGYGHHQQSGYYPHPQQPQLPPGCPPGIDPVVFYWFQSVDQDGSKKISADELRTALMNNKMKEFNHETCRLMIGMFDKNKDGQIDIHEFSALWGYIQQWRQCFDSFDTDRSGNIDANELSRAFATFGYRLSMDFTKLVVRQFDRTSVNTIDFDDFIQVCVMLKTLTDKFREKDRNQNGNIQLRYEEFLEMVLDNTLNMV from the exons ATGTCTTGGGGCTAT TCACACCATGGTTCTTCACACCATGGTTCTCACCATGGAGCACACTCTGGATATGGTCACCATCAACAGTCTGGATATTATCCTCATCCGCAACAACCTCAGTTACCTCCTGGATGTCCACCAGGAATAGATCCTGTTGTCTTTTATTGGTTTCAG TCTGTTGATCAAGATGGATCCAAAAAAATATCTGCAGATGAATTAAGAACTGCATTGATGAATAATAAGATGAAAGAATTCAACCACGAAACTTGTCGACTAATGATTGGAATGTTTGATAAGAATAA GGATGGTCAGATTGATATACACGAGTTTTCTGCTCTTTGGGGTTATATACAGCAGTGGAGACAATGTTTTGATTCGTTTGATACTGACAGATCTGGGAATATCGATGCGAATGAACTGTCAAGAGCTTTTGCAACATTTGGTTACAGATT GTCAATGGATTTTACCAAACTTGTTGTGAGACAATTTGACAGAACGTCTGTTAATACCATCGATTTTGATGATTTTATACAAGTTTGTGTTATGTTGAAAACTCTGACAGATAAATTCAGAGAAAAGGACCGTAATCAGAATGGGAATATTCAGCTAAGATATGAAGAA TTTCTCGAAATGGTTTTGGACAACACCCTCAATATGGTTTGA